A section of the Gloeobacter violaceus PCC 7421 genome encodes:
- a CDS encoding GNAT family N-acetyltransferase — translation MSQTAAPAITLSFDAASVEPMQLQQLFDTGAFWARNRQIGRIECMLACSKPVVAAYAESRLVGFARATSDGAFRATIWDVVVHPDYQKLGLGRRLIEALLDEPAIRDVERVYLMTTFQQGFYEKLGFQRNASTTMLLMRSDEVG, via the coding sequence GTGAGCCAAACCGCCGCACCCGCTATTACTCTGTCATTCGACGCTGCAAGTGTCGAACCTATGCAACTGCAGCAGCTTTTTGATACTGGTGCCTTCTGGGCGCGCAACCGGCAAATCGGTAGGATCGAGTGTATGCTTGCCTGCAGCAAGCCGGTGGTCGCCGCTTATGCCGAAAGCCGATTGGTCGGTTTTGCCCGCGCTACCAGCGATGGTGCCTTTCGAGCCACAATCTGGGATGTGGTGGTACATCCGGACTACCAAAAACTGGGTCTCGGACGCCGCCTGATTGAGGCGCTTTTGGATGAACCGGCAATACGCGATGTCGAGCGCGTCTATCTGATGACGACCTTTCAGCAAGGCTTTTACGAAAAACTGGGCTTCCAACGCAACGCTTCGACGACGATGCTGCTGATGCGCTCAGACGAAGTGGGCTGA
- a CDS encoding GlsB/YeaQ/YmgE family stress response membrane protein encodes MGILSFILFLVVAGICAVIAEAIVPGRIPGGFLVAAVFGVIGAWVGAALFGNFGPALANVSLIPTILGSAILVFIVALVSGYAVRR; translated from the coding sequence ATGGGGATCTTGAGCTTTATTTTGTTTTTGGTCGTAGCCGGCATCTGTGCTGTCATTGCCGAGGCGATCGTACCTGGACGCATCCCGGGGGGCTTTCTGGTCGCCGCTGTTTTCGGCGTCATTGGTGCCTGGGTGGGTGCGGCTCTGTTTGGCAACTTCGGTCCTGCCCTGGCGAATGTGTCTTTGATCCCGACCATCCTCGGCTCGGCGATCTTGGTATTCATTGTCGCGCTCGTTTCCGGTTATGCCGTTCGCCGCTAA
- a CDS encoding DUF3146 family protein, producing MASGRLPQTEINLRVSARSLSGGWLEGDAEGGQYVWTFRWHFLSGGQLEIHPSLGRALIKEPLQRFLEKNDFRLETGETYAFTVKARI from the coding sequence GTGGCAAGCGGCCGATTACCCCAAACCGAGATCAACCTGCGCGTCAGTGCCCGCTCCCTGTCTGGAGGCTGGCTGGAAGGTGACGCCGAGGGTGGCCAGTACGTCTGGACATTTCGCTGGCATTTCCTGAGTGGAGGCCAGCTTGAAATTCATCCATCCCTGGGCCGGGCCTTGATCAAAGAACCCCTGCAGCGGTTTCTCGAAAAGAATGATTTTCGACTGGAGACTGGGGAGACCTACGCCTTCACGGTCAAGGCA